TGCGGGTTGCAGAGGTGCTGGAAGCGGGCAGTCCGCTGGCGTGGGCGCGGGAGCCGGCGGGCGTGTTCGCCGGGCGCGCCAAGGTGGCGGAGATCGTCCGCTACCGGGCCGTCCTCCCCCGCTACCGGACGCGGTCCGCGGTCGTGGCGGCGCACGGCACGGACCGCGTGACCGCCGTGACCGTGGCGAAGCTGGACCGGGACTGGAACGTCCGGCCGGGCACCGAACGCCGGATCGAGGTGGACGCCGTGTGCGTGGGCTTCGGCTTCACCCCGCGCCTGGAGCTGGCGGTCGCGGCCGGGTGCTCGGTGCAGGACGGTTTCGTGCGCGTGGACGAGCGCCAGGCAACGTCCGTGCCGAACGTCTACGCGGCCGGCGAGATCACCGGGATCGGTGGCGCGGACCTGGCACGGGCGGAAGGCGAGATCGCCGGCACCTGCGCCGCCGGGGGCACACCGTCGAGCCGGCTCCTCGGTGCCGCGCGCAGAGGACGAACCTTCGCCGCCGCCCTGGACCGCGTATATCATATACGACCCGGCTGGCGAACCTGGCCGGACGACCGGACGTTGGTGTGCCGGTGCGAAGAGGTGGACCTGGGTGCGCTGCGCACCTCGGTCGAGGAGCACGCCGCGTTGGGCCTGCGGTCGTTGAAGCTGACGTGCCGGGTCGGCCTCGGTCTGTGCCAGGGCCGGGTGTGCCTGCGCAACGCCGCCGAACTGGCGGGCTTCCCGTACGACGCCGAGCGGTTCTCGCGCCGGCCGATCGCCGCGCCACTACGACTGGGTGAACTCGCCGACACCCCGCTCGAGCCCGAAGACCCCGAGGAGTGACATGACCGAACGGCTGGACGGCGTGGTCGTCGCCACGGCCCTGCCCTACGCGCCCGACCCGAGCGCGCCCGCCGGCCTGCGGCCCGACCTCGACCGGTACGCCGAGCACTGCCGGTGGCTGGTGGACAACGGCTGCCGGGGCGTCGGCCCGAACGGCTCGCTGGGCGAGTACTCCGCGCTCACCGACGCCGAGCGCCGGGCCGTGGCCAAGACCGCGATCGACGCCGTGGGCGGTCGGGGCCTGGTCGTGGTCGGCGTGCACGGTCCGGGCGCGCACCAGGCCCGGCACTGGGCGGAACTGGCCGCCGAGGACGGCGCGGACGGTGTGCTGTGCCTGCCGCCGACGATGTACCGGGCGAGCCCCGCCCAGGTCGTGGACCACTTCGCCGAGGTGGCGGCGGTCGGGCTGCCGGTCATGGTCTACAACAACCCCATCGACACCAAGGTCGACCTGACCCCGTCGCTGCTGGCGGAGCTGGCGCAGATCGACAACGTGGTGGCGGTGAAGGAGTTCTCCGGCGACGTCCGGCGCGTGCTGGAGATCCGGGAGACCGCGCCGAACCTGGCCGTGATCGCCGGGGCGGACGACGTGCTGCTGGAGAGCGTCCTCATGGGCGCGGAGGGGTGGTTCGCGGGGTTCCCGAACGTCTTCCCGGCCGAGTCGGTTCGGCTGTTCTCGTTGGCACGCCAGGGAAAGCTCGACGAGGCGCGAGAGCTGTACGAGGCGCTGGTCGCGGTGTTCCGGTGGGACTCGCGGACGGAGTTCGTGCAGGCGATCAAACACTGCATGGACGCGGTCGGCCGGTACGGCGGTCCGTGCCGCCCGCCGCGCGGTCCGCTGACGCCCGAGCACCGGGCGCGGTTGGACGAGGACCTGCGTCGAGCGCTGGAGGTGCTGCGGTGAGGGCCTCGCGGTACTTCAGCGCGGTCGACTCGCACACCGAGGGCATGCCGACCCGGGTGATCACCGGCGGCGTCGGCGTGATCCCCGGCGCGACCATGGCCGAGCGGCGGCTGCACTTCATGGCGCACCTGGACCACATCCGCGAGTTCCTGATGAACGAGCCGCGCGGGCACTCGGCGATGTCCGGGGCGATCCTCCAGCCGCCGACCCGGCCCGACGCCGACTGGGGCGTGCTCTACATCGAGGTGTCCGGGTGCCTGCCGATGTGCGGGCACGGAACGATCGGCGTCGCGACCGTGCTGGTCGAGACCGGCATGGTGGAGGTCGTGGAGCCGGTGACGACCGTGCGGCTGGACACGCCGGCGGGTCTGGTGCTGGCCGAGGTGGCGGTGCGGGACGGTCGGGCGCTGCACGTGACGATCCGGAACGTGCCCGCGTACGCGCACGAGCTGGACGCGGTGGTGACCGTGCCGTCGCTGGGTGAAGTCCGGTACGACATGGCGTACGGCGGCAACTTCTACGCCATCCTGCCGTTGGAGCAGCTGGGCATCCCGTTCGACCGTAGTTACAAGGAAGAAATCCTGGCCGCCGGACTGTCCATCATGGACGCCATCAACGCGCAACGGAAACCCGTGCACGTGACCGAACCGGACATCGCTGGGTGCAAGCACGTCCAGTTCACCGCGCCGGGTCAGGAGGGCGCGCACTCGCGCAACGCGATGGCGATCCACCCGGGTTGGTTCGACCGTTCCCCGTGCGGCACCGGCACTTGCGCGCGCATGGCGCAGTTGCACGCGCGTGGTGAGCTGGGGCTGGCGGAGGACTTCGTCAACGAGTCGTTCATCGGCACCCGCTTCACCGGCCGCCTGACCGGCGAGACCACCCTCGGGTCCACCACGGCGGTGCTGCCGACGGTGTCCGGACGGGCGTGGATCACCGGCATGGCACAGTACCTCCTCGATCCGACCGATCCGTTCCCGAAGGGGTTCACGCTGTGACCAGACCCGCCCGCCGCGACCCGAGCAGGCTGACCGAGGCCACCGGTTTCCGCGACTTCGTCCGCGACGGCTGGGGCACCGGCGACCGCACGGTCCGCCTCGCCCCCGGCGCCGCCGAGGCCGCCGCCCGCCACCGCGAGCAACTGCGGTCCGTGCTGCCCGGGACGCGGATCGTGGTGGCGTCGGGGTGGGCGTCGGTGCGGTCCAACGACACCGACTACGGGTTCCGGCCCGACAGCGACTTCTCGTGGCTGACCGGGTGCAACGCGGAGGGTGCGGTGCTGGTGCTGCACCCCGATGGTGACGCCGAGCTGTACCTGCGCGAGCCGGCGGGTCCGGACGACGCCGACTTCTTCGCCAACGCGCGCGACGGCGAGCTGTGGATCGGGGCGGTGCCCGGGTTGGCCGAGTGGTCGGCGGCGCTGGGCGTGCGGTGCAGGCCGATCCAGGACTTGCCGTCCGCGCTGCGCGGCCGGCTGCCCGCGGTGTTGGCGACCGGTGGCGTGGACCCGCTGCTGGACGCTTTGGCCGGACACAGCGCCGAGCTGCGGCGGGTGCTGGCGGAGCTGCGGCGGATCAAGGACGAGTGGGAGATCGGCCAGCTGCAGGAGGCGGTCGACGCGACCGTCCAGGGCTTCGCGGACGTGGCCGCGGAGTTGAAGGTGGCCGTGGCCGGCGGCGGTGAGCGCTGGCTCCAGGGCACCTTCGACCGCCGAGCCCGCACCGCCGGCAACGGTCCGGGTTACGCGTCCATCGTGGCTGCCGGTCCGCACGCGCCGGTCCTGCACTGGGTCCGCAACGACGGTCCGGTGCCGGAGGACGGCGTGCTGCTGCTGGACGCCGGGGTCGAGCTGAACACCTTGTACACCGCGGACGTCACGCGGACGCTGCCCGTGTCCGGCGTGTTCTCCGATGCCCAGCGGCAGGTGCACGACCTGGTGGAACGCGCCACCGAGGCGGCCCTGGCGGAGGTCCGTCCGGGCGTGCCCTACCGCGAGTTCCACCGCGCCGCGATGCGCGTGCTGGCGACCGGCCTCCACGACTGGGGCCTGCTGCCGGTGTCGGTCGACGAGTCCCTGGACGACGACGGCCAGCACCACCGGCGGTACATCGTGTGCGGGATCGGGCACCTGCTGGGCTTGGACGTGCACGACTGCGCGAACGCCTCGCCCGAGGCCTACCACGAGGGCCTGCTGGAGGAGGGCATGGCACTGACGGTGGAGCCGGGCCTGTACTTCCACCCGCACGACCAGACCGTGCCGCCGGAACTGCGCGGTATCGGCGTCCGCATCGAGGAGGACTTGGTGGTCACGGCGACCGGCAACCGGATCCTGACCGCCGCCCTACCCCGCGACGCGGCAGGCCTGGAGTCCTGGGTCTCTTCCCGCCGCTGAGGGCGGTTCTGACCTGGGCATACGGTATGATCGCGCTCGGGCCGGCCCCGCTGTCCGCCGACCCGAGCCGCGATCACCCGATCGTGTGAATGACGAATTTCGCGACCAAACCCCGACTCGCACGTCCCGTAGAACAAGGAACGCGGACGGCCAGGGGCAGCACGGCGGCGGCACGGCCGAGCTGCCGGCCGTGGGTGCCGCTGGTCGGGGCCGCCGGCTGGGGGGCTGCCGGTGGCGGTGGGAGCGAGGGGTGCTTGCCGTCCGACAGCGCGACCACACGGCCCCCCGGTCGGTCCACCCGGCACCGGACGCGGCGACGCAGGGGCGCGGCGGGCTCGGCGGGGCGCAGCGGGTGGCGCGGCGGACTCGGCGAGGGTGTGCGGGCTCGGCGAGGGCGTGCGGGGCGCGGCTGGGGCGTGCGGGTGAGGGGGGAGTGCGGTGGGGGTGGGTTGAGGGAGGTGGGGGTGTTAAGGGGTCCAGGGGTGGGCTTCTGGGTGGGATTGCCACCAGTGGGCGTAAGTGGGGGATTCTTGGGCGTGGGTGGTGTAGGCCTGGGCCAGGTTGTGGCACAGCGTGCGGATCGTGTCTTCTGGGAAGGATTGGCGGTGCCAGGCCAAGAGCAAGCGGCCGGTGCTGGGGTCGTTTTTCAGGGGGCGGATTGCGCAGGTTGCGGGGTTGCTGCCTGGGTCTACCAAGCGGATCGCGTGGCCTGCCGCTATGAGGTCTGTGCCGCCGCCGCTGGGTACGTGGAAACGGATTTTTGGGGTGAACCCGGCTTTTCTGCACATTGCGCGTAGTGCCGCGAGAGAGCCATCGTCGGCGCCTGGGGGACAGATCCAGCGTTCGTCTGCCAAATCCTCCAGAGCTATTTCTGGGCGAGCCGCTAGGGGGTGAGCGTGGGACAAGGCGACGAATATGGGGAACTTCGGGATTATGGTTCGGCGGTGGATGTCCGCGGATAAGGGCAGCTCCTGGTTGTCCAGTTGACCGATTATCGCCAAGTCAGCCTGAGCGCGTTCCAGCAGGTTGCACAGCACCAGCGTTGACGACTCGACCTGCACGGTCAGGTCGCCGGACGGGAAGTGCTCCTCCAGCACATCGACGATCCTCGACAAACACGCCAAGTGCGCACTTGCCACCCTGGGCGGACGTGCGCCGACGCTGCGGGCCGCCAGGTCGGCGGCGAAGGTGTCGAGGTCGGCCAGCAGCAGTCTGGCCTGTCGCAACGCGTTGTCGCCCAGGTCGGTGGGTCTGGCGCCGGCCCGGTCGCGGACGAACAACCGGCCGCCCACCGCCTCCTCGACCCTCGCCAGCAGCATGGTCAGCGCGGGCTGGGTCACGCCCAGTCGCACGGCCGCTCGGGACAGGCTGCCGGCGTCCGCAATGGCGCAGATCGCCCGGAGATGCCGCAGTTCCAGTTCCATCAGCAAATGTTATCGGCATCGCACGTTGCCGGACCAGATCTGCATTGGCGACGCTTTCCGCGCCATACCGCCACCCTGCTGCGGAGGAGACCAACCGTGCGTCGACTACTTGCCCTGCTAACACTACTTAGCGTCACACTGGCTACCGCGATAATACCTGCACATGCGGAACCGAACGGACGGTCCGCCATTCAGCGGATTTCTGTGCCACCGGCCGGTGGAACGGATGGAGTTGTGGTCGGGCACGACGGCGTCACCGACGAGCGGCGACCGGTTCAGGCCTTCGATGTCGCTGAAAGGCGCATGCAGGAACAAGGCGCGTGTGCGGTGGCGGATTTTGCGTCGGCTACTGGAGCGCAGCTGGTGAAAGTGGTGCGAGGGGCGGACACGTCGTGTGTCAACACGTTGTTCGGACTCACCGGAAGTGACGCCCGGAACGTGTTCCGGGAGGCGCAAATGGTGTCCGTGGCGGACGCGCTGCGCGCCGACGCCGCCACCTACGCGGGCGACAACCGGACCTCCACCGCGCAACTCGTCCTGTTCCTGCGCGCCGGCTACTACGTGCAGTGGTACCACCCTGACGACGTCGGCCAGTACGGACCCGCGCTGACCCAAGCGATCCGACCCGCCCTCGACACCTTCTTCGCCAACCCGCGCACCACCGACGTCACCCAGGCCAACGGGGAGGTCCTCGCCGAAGCGGTGACCCTGGTCGACAGCGCGCAGGAGAACGCCCGCCACCTCCCCCTCGTGCGCCGCCTCCTGGACCGCTACGACAGCACCTACAACGGCTCCCCCTCGATGCTCGCCGCGGTCAACAACGCCTACACGATCCTCTTCCGCGGCCACCAACTCCCCGAGTTCGTCACGGCCGTCACCGCCGACCGACGCGTTTTCGACTCCCTGCAAGGGTTCGCGGTCCGCAACACCGCGCTGCTCGGCACCGACAAGTCCTACCTCGTGTCCAACGCGGGCGCGGAGCTGGCGCGGTTCCTGCGCCACGACACCCTGCGCGCCGACGTCCGCCCGAGGGCACGCGACCTGCTGACCCGATCGACCATCACCGGCCCGACGGGCGCGCTCTGGGTCGCAGTCGCCGCGATGGCCGACGCCTACGACAAGGCCGAGTGCGCGTACTACGACGTGTGCGACCTGCCGACCAAGTTGAGCAACGCGATCCTGCCGATCAACCACACGTGCGGCCCGACCCTGCGCATCCGCGCCCAGGCCATGAGCACCACCGAACTCGACACCACCTGCACCAGCCTGCGCAACCAGGACGCCTTCTTCCACAACACGGTCAAGGACGACGGCCCGGTGGCCGGCGACCTCAACACGCTGCTGGAGGTCGTCGTCTTCGACTCCGCGCGCGACTACCGCACTTACGCCGGACCGATGTTCGGCATCGACACCAACAACGGCGGCATGTACCTGGAGGGCGACCCGGCGACCCCCGGCAACCTCCCCCGGTTCATCGCGCACGAAGCCGACTGGTTGCGCCCGGCCTTCGAGATCTGGAACCTCAACCACGAGTACACCCACTACCTCGACGGCCGTTTCGACATGCACGGCGACTTCACCGAAAACATGCAGACGCCGACCGTGTGGTGGGTCGAGGGCTTCGCGGAGTACGTGTCGTACCACTACCGGGGCGTGGTGTACCAGAACGCCCTTACGGAGGCCGGTCGCCGCACTTACGCGCTCAGCACGCTGTTCGACACGACCTACGACCACGACGTGACCCGTGTGTACCCGTGGGGCTACCTGGCGGTCCGCTACCTCCTGCAACACCACCGGTCCGATGTGGACACAATCCTGCGCTACTACCGCGCAGGACAGTGGCAAGCGGCACGGACGTACATCAAAACCATCGGCACCCGCTACGACACCCATTGGTACAGCTGGCTTTCCGCCTGCGCGTCGGGCAAGTGCGACACCATCGCGGAGTGCACCGCCGCCGACACGCGGGCGTTGGGCGAGGACTGCGCACGCAGCAACCGGTCCGCCGCACTCAACGACTACGACTACCTCTACCTGTGGGTGCCGGCAGGCGTGAGCACCCTCAAGCTGACCGCGACCGGCGGCACCGGTGACTGCGACCTGTACTTCAACCGCACCACCTGGGCCACCACCACCGCGTACACCCACCGTTCCACGAACACCACCAACAGCGAGTCCATCACGGTCACCGCTCCCGCCTCCGGCTACGGTTTCGTGAGTCTGCACGGCAAGCAGGGCTGCACCGGGGTGACCGTGACCGCGGAGTACTGAGCTAGAGTGGCGCGGTCACGATTGGTCCAGACCTATACCGGAGGTGGGGATGCTCCCCGTCGGCGTGATCGGCCTCGGCGACATCGCCCGCAAGGCCTACCTCCCGGTCGTGACCGCGCTGCCCGGCTTGGACCTGCACCTGATGACCCGCGACCGGGCCAAGCTGGACCGGATCGGCGACGCCCACCGCGTCACCCACCGCCACACCACCCTCGACGGCCTGCTCGCCGCCGGGGTCCAGGCCGCGTTCGTGCACGCCCCGACCGAGCACCACGCCGAGATCGTCACCCGCCTGCTCGAAGCGGACGTGGACGTGTTCGTCGACAAGCCGCTGTCCTACTCACTGGCCGAGAGCCGGGCACTGGTCGAGCTCGCCCGCACCCGCGGCCGGTCGCTCGCGGTCGGCTTCAACCGCCGCTTCGCCCCCGCCTACGTCGACGCGCTCACCCTGCCCCGCGACCTGGTCGTGCTCCAGAAGGACCGGCACGCCGGCACCGGCGACGTGCGGACGGCCGTGCTGGACGACTTCATCCACCTGGTCGACACCCTGCGCCTGTTCGTTCCGGACGCCGACGACGTGGACGTTCGCGGCTCGGTGGTGGACGGGCAGCTCCGGCACGTCGTCCTGCGCCTGGCGACCCCCGGGCACACCGGCCTGGCGATCATGAACCGGGCCGGTGGCTCCGGCGGCGAACTGCTCACGGTCTCCGGGGGCAACCGCCGGCGGGACGTCCACAACCTGGTCGACGTGGTCGACCACGACGGCTCGCCCACCACCCGGCGCGGCGACGACTGGACGCCGGTGGCCAAGCGCCGGGGCATGGACGACATGTGCCGCCACTTCCTCGACGCCGTCCGCTCCGGCACCCGCCTCGACGCGGGCGACGCCCTGGTCACGCACGAACTGTGCGAACGGATCGTGACGAGCCTCTAACCCTTGCCCTTGCCGGGCTTGCCGCCCTTCTTCTCCTTGCCGGCGGGCGGGGCCGGTTCCGGATGCGTCTCCGCGACCGGCCGCACCCGGGTCGTCTCCGGGACGAGCGCGCTGGTGGGCGTCACCGGAGCGACGTCGACCGGCACCGGGACCACGGTGGAGGTGTCCGGGGACGACGTGGCCGGCGGCGTGGTGCCGGCCGTCGACCAGGCCAGCCCGCCGAGCCCCAGCACCGCCACCAGCGACCCGGAGATCAGCCACCGGCGCGCGGACTGGGGCGCGTCCGGCACCGCCTCGACGCTCGCCAGCGTGTCCGGATCGCTGTAGGCCCGGGTGTCCGGACCGCTGTCGACCTTGGTGTCCAGGTCACCGCCGGCCGGGTCGCCGTGCGCCGGGCGCGGCAACGGCACCGGCGGGTCATCGCCCCGCAACACCCGCGCGCACTCCTCGGCAGTCGGCCGCCGCCTCGGGGTCATGGCCGTCATCAGCGAGAACAGCCGGACGAGTTCCGACGGCAGGTGGCTGGGCACGTGCGGCGGCCGGTGCAGGCGTGCCACCGCCGCCTCCACCCCGCCGCCGTCGTACTCGGTCCGCCCGGACAGGCACTCCAGCAGCACCAGCCCCAGGGCGTAGACGTCGACGGCCGGCCCGATCGTCCCGCCCCGCACCTGCTCGGGCGCCAGGTAGGGGGCCGTGCCGACCACCTGCTGCGACAGCGTCACCCGGGCCGCGCCGCTGCTCAGCGCCAGCCCGAAGTCCGCCAGCAGCGGCTCCCGGTCGGCGTCGAGGAGGATGTTCGACGGCTTGAGGTCGCGGTGCACGACCCCGTGCGCGTGCACGTGGGCCAGCGCGTCGGCGATCGCCGCCCCCAACCGGCGAACCTCGCTCAAGGCCAGCGGACCCCGGTTGATCTCGGCCCGCAGCGTCCGCCCCTCGACCAGCCGCATGACGACGAACCGCGTCCCGCTGCTGGTGCCGGCGTCGTAGACGGCGACGAGGCCGGGGTGGGAGAGGGCGGCGAGCGTCCGGATCTCGTTCTCGATCCGCCGCTCGGTCACCGCATCCTCGACGCCGGGGAAGAGCTTGATCGCGACCGGCCGCCTCAGCAGCACGTCCCACCCCCGGTGGACCTGTGCCATGCCCCCGGCCCCGACGAGCCCGTCGAGCCGGTAGCGGTCGGCCAGCAGACGGCCACGGAAGGCTTGCGCGGTCACGCACCCCGGATGCCCTGCGGTTCCGACACCCAAACGCCGGAAAACCTAGGAAGAAGCGCGGTCCAGGACGGCCGTGAAGTCGGTGCCGGCGGGCAGGGTGCCGAACGCGTAGCCGCCGCCACCCAGCCGAGAGGCGCAGAAGGCGTCGGCCACGGCGTTCGGGGCGTGCCGGACCAGCAGCGACGCCTGCAACGCCAGGGCCATGCGCTCCACCAGGTGACGAGCCCGGACTTCGACGTCGGCCGGCGCGGCGAGGGCCGCCGCGATGTCGTTCACCGCCGCGTCCAGCCTGGGGTCCGCGCCACGAGCCAAGGACAACTCCGCCAGCAGCGCCTGGGCCGCCTCCGGCTCCTTGCCCAGCACCCGCAGCACGTCGAGGGCGTTGACGTTGCCCGACCCCTCCCAGATCGAGTTCAACGGGGCCTCCCGGTAGAGCCGGGGCATGCCCGAGTCCTCCACGTACCCGTTCCCACCCAGGCACTCGAGCGCCTCGGCGGCGAACATCGGCGCGCGCTTGGTCACCCAGTACTTGCCGATGGCGGTCGCGATCCGGCGGAACGCCCGTTCGCCCTCGTCACCCCGGATGGCCCGGTCGGCGGCACCCGCCAGCCGCAAGGTCAACGTCGTGGCCGCCTCGGACTCGACCGCCAGGTCGGCCAGCACGTTGCGCATCAACGGCTGGTCCACGAGCTTCGCGCCGAACGCGCTGCGGTGCCGGGTGTGGTGCAGGGCTTCCACGAGCGCCTTGCGCATGAGGGCCGCCGAGCCGGAAACACAGTCCAGCCGGGTGCAGTTGACCATTTCGATGATGGTCTTCACGCCCCGCCCCTCGGCACCGACCAGCCAGGCCACCGTGCCGTCGAACTCCGGCTCGGAGGACGCGTTGGACCGGTTGCCCAGCTTGTCCTTCAACCGCTGGATGCGGAACACGTTCCGGGTGCCGTCGGGCAGCACGCGCGGCACCAGGAAGCACGACAGGCCGCCGGGGGCCTGGGCCAGCACCAGGAAGACGTCGCACATGGGCGCGGAGGTGAACCACTTGTGGCCGCGCAGGGTGTAGACGCCGTCTTCGCCGGTCGGGGTGGCGACGGTGGTGTTGGTGCGGACGTCCGAGCCGCCCTGCTTCTCGGTCATGCCCATGCCGGCCAGCAGGCCCCGCTTCGACGTGGGCACGCGCAGGCCCGGGTCGTACACCCGGCTGGTCAGCAGCGGCTCGTACACCGCCGCCAGCGCCGGCTCGTGGCGCAGCGCGGGCACGACCGCGTAGGTCATGGCCATCGGGCAGCCGTGGCCGGCCTCGGTGTGACCCCAGGTCAGGAGGCCGGCGTAGCGGGCGACGTGCGCGCCCGGCCTGGTGTCGGCCCACGCGGAGGCGGCGTTGCCCTCGGCCACCGCGACGCGCATCAGGTCGTGCCAGCTGGAGTGGAACTCGACCTCGTCCACCCGGTTGCCGTAGCGGTCGTGGGTGCGCAGGACCGGTTCGAAGGTGTTGGCCTCGGCCGCCCAGCGCTGGGCTTCCTCGCTGCCCGCGTGCCGGCCCAGCCGGCGCAGGTCGTCCTCGAACCACGCCGCGCCCTCGCGCCGCAGGCCCTCCAGCAGGGCGGCGTCCGCCGAGGCGTCGTAGGGCGCGAGCGGCGGCGGCTGGTTGGTGACCTCGTGGGTGGCGGTCGGGGTCGTCAGCGGCAGGACCATGTCCTCAGTATTACGCTCTCAGCACAG
This DNA window, taken from Saccharothrix variisporea, encodes the following:
- a CDS encoding FAD-dependent oxidoreductase codes for the protein MRVVVVGAGPAGLAAARAAVHQGASVVLVDAEPSVGGQYHRGENIVVPQGVEHLPNTAVWALEGTRLHLRTGPADAPDRVARVLDADALVLATGAHDRALPFPGWDLPGVVTAGAAQAMAKAHGVTIGKRVVVAGTGPFLLPVADVLRRLHVRVAEVLEAGSPLAWAREPAGVFAGRAKVAEIVRYRAVLPRYRTRSAVVAAHGTDRVTAVTVAKLDRDWNVRPGTERRIEVDAVCVGFGFTPRLELAVAAGCSVQDGFVRVDERQATSVPNVYAAGEITGIGGADLARAEGEIAGTCAAGGTPSSRLLGAARRGRTFAAALDRVYHIRPGWRTWPDDRTLVCRCEEVDLGALRTSVEEHAALGLRSLKLTCRVGLGLCQGRVCLRNAAELAGFPYDAERFSRRPIAAPLRLGELADTPLEPEDPEE
- a CDS encoding proline racemase family protein: MRASRYFSAVDSHTEGMPTRVITGGVGVIPGATMAERRLHFMAHLDHIREFLMNEPRGHSAMSGAILQPPTRPDADWGVLYIEVSGCLPMCGHGTIGVATVLVETGMVEVVEPVTTVRLDTPAGLVLAEVAVRDGRALHVTIRNVPAYAHELDAVVTVPSLGEVRYDMAYGGNFYAILPLEQLGIPFDRSYKEEILAAGLSIMDAINAQRKPVHVTEPDIAGCKHVQFTAPGQEGAHSRNAMAIHPGWFDRSPCGTGTCARMAQLHARGELGLAEDFVNESFIGTRFTGRLTGETTLGSTTAVLPTVSGRAWITGMAQYLLDPTDPFPKGFTL
- a CDS encoding M9 family metallopeptidase; translation: MRRLLALLTLLSVTLATAIIPAHAEPNGRSAIQRISVPPAGGTDGVVVGHDGVTDERRPVQAFDVAERRMQEQGACAVADFASATGAQLVKVVRGADTSCVNTLFGLTGSDARNVFREAQMVSVADALRADAATYAGDNRTSTAQLVLFLRAGYYVQWYHPDDVGQYGPALTQAIRPALDTFFANPRTTDVTQANGEVLAEAVTLVDSAQENARHLPLVRRLLDRYDSTYNGSPSMLAAVNNAYTILFRGHQLPEFVTAVTADRRVFDSLQGFAVRNTALLGTDKSYLVSNAGAELARFLRHDTLRADVRPRARDLLTRSTITGPTGALWVAVAAMADAYDKAECAYYDVCDLPTKLSNAILPINHTCGPTLRIRAQAMSTTELDTTCTSLRNQDAFFHNTVKDDGPVAGDLNTLLEVVVFDSARDYRTYAGPMFGIDTNNGGMYLEGDPATPGNLPRFIAHEADWLRPAFEIWNLNHEYTHYLDGRFDMHGDFTENMQTPTVWWVEGFAEYVSYHYRGVVYQNALTEAGRRTYALSTLFDTTYDHDVTRVYPWGYLAVRYLLQHHRSDVDTILRYYRAGQWQAARTYIKTIGTRYDTHWYSWLSACASGKCDTIAECTAADTRALGEDCARSNRSAALNDYDYLYLWVPAGVSTLKLTATGGTGDCDLYFNRTTWATTTAYTHRSTNTTNSESITVTAPASGYGFVSLHGKQGCTGVTVTAEY
- a CDS encoding Gfo/Idh/MocA family protein yields the protein MLPVGVIGLGDIARKAYLPVVTALPGLDLHLMTRDRAKLDRIGDAHRVTHRHTTLDGLLAAGVQAAFVHAPTEHHAEIVTRLLEADVDVFVDKPLSYSLAESRALVELARTRGRSLAVGFNRRFAPAYVDALTLPRDLVVLQKDRHAGTGDVRTAVLDDFIHLVDTLRLFVPDADDVDVRGSVVDGQLRHVVLRLATPGHTGLAIMNRAGGSGGELLTVSGGNRRRDVHNLVDVVDHDGSPTTRRGDDWTPVAKRRGMDDMCRHFLDAVRSGTRLDAGDALVTHELCERIVTSL
- a CDS encoding serine/threonine-protein kinase, whose amino-acid sequence is MTAQAFRGRLLADRYRLDGLVGAGGMAQVHRGWDVLLRRPVAIKLFPGVEDAVTERRIENEIRTLAALSHPGLVAVYDAGTSSGTRFVVMRLVEGRTLRAEINRGPLALSEVRRLGAAIADALAHVHAHGVVHRDLKPSNILLDADREPLLADFGLALSSGAARVTLSQQVVGTAPYLAPEQVRGGTIGPAVDVYALGLVLLECLSGRTEYDGGGVEAAVARLHRPPHVPSHLPSELVRLFSLMTAMTPRRRPTAEECARVLRGDDPPVPLPRPAHGDPAGGDLDTKVDSGPDTRAYSDPDTLASVEAVPDAPQSARRWLISGSLVAVLGLGGLAWSTAGTTPPATSSPDTSTVVPVPVDVAPVTPTSALVPETTRVRPVAETHPEPAPPAGKEKKGGKPGKGKG
- a CDS encoding aminopeptidase P family protein, which gives rise to MTRPARRDPSRLTEATGFRDFVRDGWGTGDRTVRLAPGAAEAAARHREQLRSVLPGTRIVVASGWASVRSNDTDYGFRPDSDFSWLTGCNAEGAVLVLHPDGDAELYLREPAGPDDADFFANARDGELWIGAVPGLAEWSAALGVRCRPIQDLPSALRGRLPAVLATGGVDPLLDALAGHSAELRRVLAELRRIKDEWEIGQLQEAVDATVQGFADVAAELKVAVAGGGERWLQGTFDRRARTAGNGPGYASIVAAGPHAPVLHWVRNDGPVPEDGVLLLDAGVELNTLYTADVTRTLPVSGVFSDAQRQVHDLVERATEAALAEVRPGVPYREFHRAAMRVLATGLHDWGLLPVSVDESLDDDGQHHRRYIVCGIGHLLGLDVHDCANASPEAYHEGLLEEGMALTVEPGLYFHPHDQTVPPELRGIGVRIEEDLVVTATGNRILTAALPRDAAGLESWVSSRR
- a CDS encoding dihydrodipicolinate synthase family protein, yielding MTERLDGVVVATALPYAPDPSAPAGLRPDLDRYAEHCRWLVDNGCRGVGPNGSLGEYSALTDAERRAVAKTAIDAVGGRGLVVVGVHGPGAHQARHWAELAAEDGADGVLCLPPTMYRASPAQVVDHFAEVAAVGLPVMVYNNPIDTKVDLTPSLLAELAQIDNVVAVKEFSGDVRRVLEIRETAPNLAVIAGADDVLLESVLMGAEGWFAGFPNVFPAESVRLFSLARQGKLDEARELYEALVAVFRWDSRTEFVQAIKHCMDAVGRYGGPCRPPRGPLTPEHRARLDEDLRRALEVLR
- a CDS encoding LysR family transcriptional regulator, which translates into the protein MELELRHLRAICAIADAGSLSRAAVRLGVTQPALTMLLARVEEAVGGRLFVRDRAGARPTDLGDNALRQARLLLADLDTFAADLAARSVGARPPRVASAHLACLSRIVDVLEEHFPSGDLTVQVESSTLVLCNLLERAQADLAIIGQLDNQELPLSADIHRRTIIPKFPIFVALSHAHPLAARPEIALEDLADERWICPPGADDGSLAALRAMCRKAGFTPKIRFHVPSGGGTDLIAAGHAIRLVDPGSNPATCAIRPLKNDPSTGRLLLAWHRQSFPEDTIRTLCHNLAQAYTTHAQESPTYAHWWQSHPEAHPWTP